Proteins from a single region of Mycetohabitans endofungorum:
- the tdh gene encoding L-threonine 3-dehydrogenase, translated as MRALAKLEPGPGLTLTRVKKPEIGHNDILIRIGKTAICGTDLHIWKWDEWASKTIPTPMHVGHEYVGEIVDIGQEVRGFKVGDRVSGEGHITCGLCRNCRAGRRHLCRNTIGVGVNRAGAFADYLAIPAFNAFKIPDDIDDELAAIFDPFGNAVHTALSFNLVGEDVLITGAGPIGAMAAAIARHVGARNIVITDVNEYRLELAKKMGASRTVNVSRESLTQVMHELGMTEGFDVGLEMSGAPSAFTSMLEHMNHGGKIALLGIPPASTAIDWNHVIFKGLEIKGIYGREMFETWYKMIAMLQSGLDLSPIITHRFPVEAYRSGFDAMLSGRSGKVILDWTA; from the coding sequence ATGCGTGCGCTGGCGAAGCTGGAGCCGGGACCAGGCCTGACATTAACTAGGGTGAAAAAACCGGAGATCGGACATAACGACATATTAATCCGCATCGGCAAGACGGCGATCTGCGGCACCGACCTCCATATCTGGAAGTGGGACGAGTGGGCGAGCAAAACCATCCCGACTCCGATGCACGTCGGACATGAGTACGTCGGCGAAATTGTCGACATCGGGCAAGAAGTGCGAGGGTTCAAGGTGGGCGACCGAGTATCCGGCGAGGGTCATATTACTTGCGGGCTCTGCCGGAACTGTCGCGCCGGCCGGCGTCATCTGTGTCGTAATACTATCGGAGTCGGCGTAAACCGCGCAGGCGCGTTTGCCGACTATCTGGCGATTCCGGCCTTCAATGCTTTCAAGATACCGGATGACATCGACGACGAGTTGGCCGCGATCTTCGATCCATTTGGCAATGCAGTGCATACGGCGTTGAGTTTCAACCTTGTCGGTGAGGACGTGCTGATCACCGGTGCGGGGCCGATCGGCGCAATGGCCGCGGCAATCGCCCGCCATGTTGGTGCCCGCAATATTGTGATCACGGACGTCAACGAATACCGACTCGAGCTTGCCAAGAAGATGGGCGCAAGCCGTACTGTCAATGTGTCGCGCGAATCATTAACGCAGGTTATGCACGAACTCGGCATGACCGAAGGATTCGACGTCGGACTCGAAATGTCGGGCGCGCCGAGCGCGTTTACATCGATGCTGGAGCATATGAATCACGGTGGCAAGATTGCGCTGCTGGGGATCCCGCCGGCAAGCACTGCGATCGATTGGAACCATGTGATCTTCAAAGGACTGGAGATCAAGGGGATATACGGACGCGAAATGTTTGAAACTTGGTACAAGATGATCGCGATGCTGCAAAGCGGGTTGGACTTGTCGCCGATCATTACGCACCGCTTCCCCGTGGAGGCATATCGCAGTGGTTTTGATGCAATGTTGTCCGGACGCAGTGGCAAGGTCATCCTGGATTGGACGGCGTAG
- a CDS encoding glycine C-acetyltransferase, which produces MNDAYLAHVRTMLEQIRADGFYKSERVIVSPQSSSIALVDGAQVLNFCANNYLGLADDPRIVKSAKDGLDRDGFGMASVRFICGTQSVHKQLEAALASFLHTDDAILYSSCFDANGGLFETLLTEDDAVISDELNHASIIDGIRLCKAKRFRYRNNDIDDLQAQLQAADAAGARFKLIATDGVFSMDGSIAQLKAICDMADRYGALVMVDDSHAVGFIGEHGRGTPEHCGVQDRVDIITGTLGKALGGASGGYVAARAPIVELLRQRSRPYLFSNTLAPSIAHASLTVLELLRSDEGAALRRRVRENGARFRRAMSSLGFTLIPGEHPIIPVMLGDAQLAGRMAEALLAEGVYVIGFSYPVVPKGRARIRTQMSAAHTPEQIDAAVDAFERVGRALNVI; this is translated from the coding sequence ATGAACGACGCTTATCTCGCGCACGTGCGCACTATGCTGGAGCAGATCCGTGCAGACGGATTTTATAAGTCAGAGCGCGTGATTGTCTCGCCACAATCATCGAGCATCGCGCTGGTGGACGGTGCTCAGGTGCTAAACTTCTGTGCGAACAATTATCTGGGCCTTGCTGATGACCCGCGCATCGTGAAGTCAGCAAAGGACGGCTTGGACCGGGATGGGTTCGGCATGGCGTCGGTACGCTTCATTTGCGGGACCCAATCGGTTCACAAACAACTCGAAGCGGCACTAGCCTCGTTCCTGCACACCGATGATGCTATTCTTTACTCTAGTTGCTTCGACGCAAACGGTGGATTATTCGAGACCCTGTTGACGGAGGACGACGCGGTCATCAGTGACGAATTGAATCATGCAAGCATCATCGACGGCATACGGTTATGCAAGGCCAAGCGCTTTCGATATCGGAACAACGACATTGACGACCTGCAAGCGCAGTTGCAGGCGGCCGACGCGGCCGGTGCGCGGTTCAAGCTAATTGCGACCGATGGCGTATTCTCCATGGATGGGAGCATCGCGCAGTTGAAGGCGATCTGCGATATGGCGGACCGTTATGGCGCGCTGGTCATGGTCGATGACTCGCACGCTGTCGGTTTCATTGGGGAGCACGGACGGGGCACGCCCGAGCACTGTGGTGTGCAGGACCGGGTCGACATCATCACCGGGACACTGGGCAAGGCGCTGGGCGGTGCATCGGGCGGATACGTCGCGGCCCGTGCGCCGATCGTCGAGCTGCTGCGACAACGCTCGCGGCCATACTTGTTCTCCAATACGCTCGCGCCCAGCATCGCGCATGCGTCGCTCACCGTGCTGGAATTGCTGCGCAGCGACGAAGGGGCGGCATTGCGCCGACGCGTTCGCGAGAACGGCGCCCGTTTCCGTCGCGCAATGAGTTCGCTGGGCTTTACATTGATTCCGGGTGAGCACCCGATTATCCCGGTCATGCTTGGCGATGCGCAACTCGCCGGCCGGATGGCCGAGGCATTGCTGGCCGAGGGAGTCTATGTAATCGGGTTTTCGTATCCGGTGGTGCCGAAAGGACGGGCGAGGATCCGCACCCAGATGAGCGCCGCGCACACGCCGGAACAGATTGATGCGGCCGTCGATGCGTTCGAGCGCGTCGGCCGAGCATTGAATGTCATTTGA